From the genome of Terriglobia bacterium:
GTGCGAGTCTCGCCGTCGAGAAAATTGACGCAGGAGGAGCCGGGATCGAAGTGGACCGCATCGCGACCGTAGCGGACAACGGGAGAGCCGGTGCGGTCGTAGAGCGCAAATTCGCGCGGTGCGGCGCCGAGGCACGTTTGCGCCAGACCTTCGGGAATGCGGACGCGCTCTTCCTCGACGACGGCGCCGGATGAAGCGAGAAGGTCGCGAGCTTCGGCGGCCCCGACCTGGATGCCGGGATTCGACAGTAACTGGAAAGCTTCGCCGAGGACACGCGCGATCAGCGAATCGTCGAGCAGGCGGATGGCGGGCCTCATGGCGCGTCACCCGCCGAGGGCGCGACCAGGCGTTGGACGAGTTCGAGCGCACGCTGAGCGTCGGCAGCGTAGCCGTCGGCGCCGATTTCGGCCGACCACTTGCTGGTAACGGGCGCGCCACCAACGATGATCTTCACGCGCGGCCGCAGATTCCGCCGTTGCATCGCGGCAATCACATCGCGATGGCGGACCATGGTGGTGGTAAGCAGCGAAGACGCGCCCACGGCATCGGCGCCGGCCTGTTCGGCTGCCTCGGCGAATCGTTCCGCGGCAACATTGCACCCGAGATCAATGACGCGAAAGCCGGCGGCGATCAGCAAAGTGCCGACCAGATTTTTCCCGATTTCGTGAATGTCTCCCTGCACGGTGCCGAGCACCACCGTGCCCCGTACGCTGCGTTCCAGGCCGCGGCGCTGGATCTCGGGTTCGAGCACAGCCGTGGCGGCCTTCATAGCTTCGGCGGCGGCCATCACGTCGGGAAGGTACAGGGCGCGGCAGCCGAACCGCTCTCCGACCTGCCTCATGCCGGGGATGAAGCCGTCGTTGATGGCGGTCAGCGGCTCCCTGCCGGACTGCAACCATTCCTGGGCTAACGCCGCGGCATGTTGCGGCGCGCCGTCAATGATGCTGCGGCGCATGCGCAACAGGATTTCCTCGTTCACCAGGTCCCCAGCGAATTCGCTCGACACACCAGCATGGTGGCGTGTCCGCCGACCCGGAAGCTGTGATGGCGGTCACAGGCGCGATGTTTGCGCTGTAGGGCGCGGCGCGGAGGGTATGGCCAACAAGATCGGCGCAGCCGGCGGCGGAGCGGCGACCAGGGTGCGCAGGAGGTTGCCGTCATCTTGCCACCACCCTTCGGCGAATTGACCACCCGTGAATCGCAGGTGCAGCGGACGCCAGACGCGGGTCCCGGACCCGTACATCAGCGAATCGGCGGGGCTGA
Proteins encoded in this window:
- a CDS encoding trimethylamine methyltransferase family protein, with product MRPAIRLLDDSLIARVLGEAFQLLSNPGIQVGAAEARDLLASSGAVVEEERVRIPEGLAQTCLGAAPREFALYDRTGSPVVRYGRDAVHFDPGSSCVNFLDGETRTRRSAETRDLILLTQLTEVLPQFDAQSTAVVCVDVPEPLADLYRLYVVLAHSGKPIVTGAFSAESLQGMLDLLA
- a CDS encoding cobalamin-dependent protein (Presence of a B(12) (cobalamin)-binding domain implies dependence on cobalamin itself, in one of its several forms, or in some unusual lineages, dependence on a cobalamin-like analog.); its protein translation is MSSEFAGDLVNEEILLRMRRSIIDGAPQHAAALAQEWLQSGREPLTAINDGFIPGMRQVGERFGCRALYLPDVMAAAEAMKAATAVLEPEIQRRGLERSVRGTVVLGTVQGDIHEIGKNLVGTLLIAAGFRVIDLGCNVAAERFAEAAEQAGADAVGASSLLTTTMVRHRDVIAAMQRRNLRPRVKIIVGGAPVTSKWSAEIGADGYAADAQRALELVQRLVAPSAGDAP